CTTATTTACTTTCTTCACCGGCATAGCCTTTTGCTACTATGCGGCTGCTTTTGATATATATACCCGTATGCTAGGTTCGGGATCGTTCGGCCTTGACCGAGGGTCTCTCCCTTACTTCAAACACATACACGTATTGTCTCTATACTGTTGTCTTCTCTTGTAATTTTTTTTCTCTTTCAATATGTCAAAGAACTCTTTTTCCGGTTTGTTTCTTCGGAGCATCTGTCGATGGTCCTACCGGAGATGTGGAGAATAACGGATTCGAACCGTTGACCCCCTGCGTGCAAGGCAGGTGCTCTAGCCAGCTGAGCTAATTCCCCTTAACTTTTCGTAGTCCCGAGCAGATTTGAACTGCTGACCCCTACATTATCAGTGTAGTGCTCTAACCAACTGAGCTACGGGACTAGCTATTTCCTGTTCATCTATCTCTCTCGGTCCTGCTCCTTTCGGGGCGGGCACTTTCTTCTGATGTTTTTTTCTTCTTTTGCAATCATATGTAACGTGACGAGTACCGATCCGCGATACTCTAGAAAGGAGGTATTCCAGCCGCACCTTCCGGTACGGCTACCTTGTTACGACTTAGCCCCAATTATCGGTTTTACCCTAACACGCTCCTTGCGGTAACATGCTTTAGGTACCCCCAACTTTCATGGCTTGACGGGCGGTGTGTACAAGGCCCGGGAACGTATTCACCGCGTCATTGCTGATACGCGATTACTAGCGAATCCAACTTCATGGGGTCGAGTTGCAGACCCCAATCCGAACTGTGAATGGCTTTTAGAGATTAGCATCATATTGCTATGTAGCTGCCCGCTGTACCATCCATTGTAGCACGTGTGTAGCCCCGGACGTAAGGGCCATGATGACTTGACGTCGTCCCCACCTTCCTCACTGTTTGCACAGGCAGTCTGTTTAGAGTCCCCACCATGACATGCTGGCAACTAAACATAGGGGTTGCGCTCGTTGCGGGACTTAACCCAACACCTCACGGCACGAGCTGACGACAGCCATGCAGCACCTAGTTTCGTGTCCCGAAGGACGGATGCGTCTCTGCATCCTTCACTAACTTTCAAGCCCGGGTAAGGTTCCTCGCGTATCATCGAATTAAACCACATGCTCCTCCGCTTGTGCGGGCCCCCGTCAATTCCTTTGAGTTTCACCCTTGCGGGCGTACTCCCCAGGTGGATAACTTAACGCTTTCGCTGGGACGCTGGCTGTCTATCGCCAACATCGAGTTATCATCGTTTAGGGCGTGGACTACCAGGGTATCTAATCCTGTTCGATCCCCACGCTTTCGTGCATCAGCGTCAATACCAGCTTAGTGAGCTGCCTTCGCAATCGGAGTTCTAAGACATATCTATGCATTTCACCGCTACTTGTCTTATTCCGCCCACTTCAAATGGATTCAAGCCCGTCAGTATCAAAGGCACTGCGATGGTTGAGCCACCGTATTTCACCCCTGACTTAACAGGCCGCCTACGCACCCTTTAAACCCAATAAATCCGGATAACGCTCGGATCCTCCGTATTACCGCGGCTGCTGGCACGGAGTTAGCCGATCCTTATTCTTCCAGTACATTCAGCCAGATACTCGTATCTGGGGTTATTCCTGGACAAAAGCAGTTTACAACCCATAGGGCAGTCATCCTGCACGCGGCATGGCTGGTTCAGGCTTCCGCCCATTGACCAATATTCCTTACTGCTGCCTCCCGTAGGAGTCTGGTCCGTGTCTCAGTACCAGTGTGGGGGATTCTCCTCTCAGAGCCCCTAGACATCGTCGCCTTGGTAAGCCGTTACCCTACCAACTAGCTAATGTCACGCGAGCCCATCTCTATCCTATAAATATTTAATATCTAACCGATGCCGGTCAAATATATTATGCGGTCTTAATCTCTCTTTCGAGAGGCTATCCCCCTGATAGAGGTAGGTTGCTCACGCGTTACGCACCCGTGCGCCACTCTCACCATCTTCGAGCAAGCTCTCCGATGGATCCCGTCCGACTTGCATGTATTAGGCCTGCCGCTAGCGTTCATCCTGAGCCAGGATCAAACTCTCCATTGTAAAATGAAGTTTTTGATTCCAACTATTTATAAATAATCAGAATTCTTTTTTATATCTCTGATCTTGGATCGAATTGAACGAATTACTTGAATTTGTTCATGACTTTCGACTTTCGTCTGTCTACTCGTCACGCTTACATGATTGTGTTTTCTTAAAGAACTTTGTCGCTTCAACTTCCGTATCCGCTATATTCCGATGAGCATTGCGCCCCTCTTTATCTTTTTTGTTTTCCCTCCGTTTCCGTTGGGACTGCAAAGGTAGAAATCTTTTCTGAACTTCCAAAAACTTTTTGAAGTTTTTTTCTTTTCTCTTTTTTCGATTTCCGCGTTTAAAATAAACTCAGCGGGATTCTAGATCCTGCCAAACTCACTTAAACCCTTCTTTTTTCATCGGCTCCCTCTTTCGTAGTAACCGTCCCTCCCTTGCGGAGTGGTGCAAAGATAGGAAGTTTACAAACAAACTTCCAAGCCTTTTGTTCTTATTTATTTCATTTTGGGCATAACTACCTGGAAAGATGGGAGATTCTTTTTATGAAGAAGTCTCCTGGAGCGGAACTGCAGGGACAGATGGCCGGTGAAAGGTTCTGCGGGCAGGGGACTACAGCGAGGTATCTTTCACAGGTTGTATGCAGCAGGCAGCGCCGAGCTAAACGTAAACGGCCTGCCGAATTGGTCGTATAGGGCAGCCGGCAGCTGTGCTATCACGGAATGACTGCAGAAATCGAAGTATGTGGAAAGGCACACCGCCGGGGCTCATGACCGGTATCTTGCCCAGGTTGTATGCTGCAGGCAGCGCCGAGCTGAATGTAAACGGCCGCAAACATGGTCGTATCGGGCGGCCAATGCAGGGCATTTAAACCTACATCATATCATAGGTTAGTTTAGGGTTTAGTTAGGGTTTAGTTAGGGTTAGTTTAGGTTTAGTATAGGTTGAACCCATACTAAACCTAACTTAAGGCTAAGCTATAGGTAAACAAATTCTACACTAAGGGTCAAGAATATAGTAACTATGTGTTTTTTTAGGGATAAGAAACCGCGATAACTAAGGATAACACCAAGGTCAAATACGAGTTTAACCGTAGCACCAACCCTAGCTTATCTATGCCGAAAAATAGCTTTTATAATATAAATACGCGTATATGCTAAAGATAAAGGAGCACTAATCCCAGTTACGTAACCAAAATTTGCATTATGAAAATGCGTTCAGACCAGTAATATCTTGACCTGTGATCAATAAATGGATATCATGAGTTCCCTCATAGGTAATTACAGACTCCAGGTTCATCATATGCCGCATTATTGGGAATTCACCGACAATCCCCATTCCGCCAAGGATTTGTCTGGATTCACGCGCAATCTGCAACGCCATATTCACATTGTTCCTTTTGGCCATCGAGATTTGCTGTGGTGTCGCGCGTCCTTCATTTTTGAGTACACCTAAACGCCACGATAACAACTGCGCCTTGGTAATTTCCGTAAGAAATTCTGCAAGTTTCTTTTGCTGCAATTGAAAACCAGCAATTGGCTTACCAAACTGACAGCGCTCCTGCGCGTACTGAACGGCAGTTTCATAACAATCTATTGCTGCTCCAATAACGCCCCATGAAATCCCATAGCGGGCCGAATTCAAACAGGAAAGCGGTCCCCGCATTGAATTTACACCTGGAAGCACATTTTCTGCCGGGATAAAAACATCATGAAAAACCAATTCACCTGTTTTGGAGGCGCGCAACGACCATTTGTGAACGGTTTCTGGAGTTTCAAAACCGGCCATTCCACGCTCAACGATCACCCCTCTGACTTTTCCAGATTCATCCCTCGCCCAAACGACAGCAATATCACATACGGGTGAGTTGGTGATCCACATCTTTGCTCCATTTAATAAAAAACCATCTCCTTTTGCCGTCAATTTCGTTTCCATTCCACCCGGATCAGAACCATGATTAGGCTCAGTAAGACCAAAAGAGCCGACTAGCTCCCCAGAAGCCAGCCGCGGCAAATATTTAACACGCTGTTCCTCGCTACCATAGCTGTAAATCGGAAACATCACCAAAGAGGATTGCACGGAAGCTGCCGACCGAATGGCCGAGTCACCAGCTTCCAATTCCTGCATGATCAAGCCATACGAGATCTGATCCAAACCAGCTCCGCCATATTCAGTCGGAATATAAGGGCCCAAGGCTCCAATAGCACCTAATTTTGGCATCAAGCCAGCAATAGCACGATGCTCCTGTGCCGCATCTTCAATGAAAGGCTTTATCTCTGTTTTCACAAAATAGCGGACAGACTGCCGTATCAGTTTATGTTCTTCGGACAATAAATCATCCACTTGATAATAATCGTTATTGATCTGTTTAGTCATCATATAGTCTACATTAGCTTATCTAAGATAAAGAATATTTTCTCACTGAACAATATTCAGCATAAACTTGATAAAAAAAAACTTATTTCATATATTTATATCATTCAGCGAATAAAATAAACCATTATGATAAAATCAGCGCTTAAAACACTTGGGATATCTTCTCAAAATTTAGGGTCGTCAACTGGACAGCAATGGTTTTCCGAAGGTAAAGAATTCGAATCCATTTCACCTGTCGATGGAAAACTCATCGCAAAAATAAAAGGCAGCCATAGTAAAGACTATGACGCAGTTGTTCAGCAGGCTGCTGATGCTTTTTTACAATGGCGTCTGTTGCCCGCTCCGAAAAGAGGGGACATTGTTCGCCAGTTGGGAGACAAACTTCGTGAACTGAAACCCATCCTCGGAAAGCTAGTTTCCTATGAAATGGGTAAATCTTATCAGGAGGGTATGGGCGAAGTACAGGAAATGATAGATATCTGCGATTTCGCTTTGGGTCTATCCCGCCAATTATATGGCAACACCATTCACTCGGAACGCCCGGGGCACCGTATGTACGACCAATATCACCCCTTGGGCGTGGTGGGTGTTATTACCGCATTCAATTTTCCAGTAGCCGTTTGGGCCTGGAACACTGCGCTAGCCTTAGTCTGCGGAAATACGGTGGTGTGGAAGCCTAGCGAAAAAACGCCATTATGTGCCCTAGCTTGCCAAAAAATACTTTCAGAAATCTTACATCACAACGGACTACCTGAAGGAATATCCAACCTGATTACAGGCGACAGGCAAGCCGGAAAGTGGCTCGCCGCAGACAGTCGCATTGCTTTAATTTCTGCCACAGGCTCTACCCGTATGGGAAAAGAAGTCGCCGTTACTGTAGCGCAACGTCTTGGCAAGACTCTTTTAGAACTTGGTGGAAACAATGCAATCATCGTGACGCCCGATGCAGACTTAAAAATGACCATTATCGGCGCCGTCTTTGGAGCTGTAGGTACTGCTGGACAACGCTGTACGAGTACGCGAAGACTTATTATCCATGAGCGCATTTATGAAGAGGTAAAAAAACTATTGACTAAAGCGTATGGTCAACTAAAAATTGGAGACCCTTTGGATACGAAAAATCATGTAGGACCATTAATCGACAAAGACGCCGTAAAATCATACTTAAACGCACTGGAAAACATTAAAAAACAAGGAGGAAAATTGCTAATTAAGGGAAAGGTTCTTGAAGGTAAGGGATATGAAAGCGGATGTTATGTGCAGCCAGTCATTGCAGAAGTGGAAAACCATTATGAAATCGTACAGCAAGAGACCTTTGCCCCAATTCTTTATTTGATCAAATATAAGGGGGATATCCGTGCCGCTATAGATCTTCAAAACAGTGTTGGCCAGGGGTTGTCTTCTGCAGTCATGACAAACAATCTGCAGGAAGCTGAGCTGTTTCTAAGTGCTGCCGGGCTCTGATTGCGGTATTGCCAATGTCAATATCGGCACTTCAGGAGCCGAAATCGGAGGTGCCTTTGGAGGCGAAAAAGAAACTGGTGGCGGTCGGGAATCTGGGTCAGATGCCTGGAAAGCCTACATGCGCCGTCAGACAAACACCATCAATTATACGACTGATCTGCCGTTGGCACAAGGGATCAAATTTGATTTATAAACCATTTACACACAAAACTATGAACAACGTACATGAAAGATTAAGCAAACATATATTAGCCGATGGGTTTCCTTTGGTTATGGATATGGAAAAATCCCATGGTTCTTATGTCGTAGATGAAGATGGTGACGAATACCTGGATATGTTCAGCATGTTTGCATCGATGGCCGTGGGCTACAATCACCCCCATTTGGTCAAACAAGGTGATTTTTTAGGTAAAATGGCCGTCAATAAACCTGCCATGTCGGATATCTACCCCAAAGAGTTTGCTGATTTTGTCGACACTTTTGACCGTGTAGCCATACCGAAAGAACTCCCCTATGCCTTTTTCATCTCGGGGGGAACACTCGCCGTTGAAAATGCCTTAAAAGCTGCCTTCGACTGGAAGACAAGGCTTAATTTCGCACAGGGAATACAAAAGGAAGCCAGCCAGGTCATTCACTTTAAACAGGCTTTTCATGGTAGATCGGGCTATACCCTGTCATTAACGAATACACAAGACCCCAGAAAATACCTTTATTTTCCAAAGTTCAACTGGCCACGCATTACCAATCCGAAGTTGAGCTATCCCTTAACAAGCGAACATATCGATCAGACGATTGCTTTGGAGGAAAAAGCTGTCTCGGAAATACGTCAGGCGATCACGGCTAACCCCAACAATATTGCCTGCATTATTATTGAACCGATACAGGGTGAAGGTGGCGACAACCATTTTCGAAAGGAATTTTTCGTACAGCTTCGTCAAATCTGTGATGAAAATCAGATCCTCTTAATTTTTGACGAAGTACAGACGGGATTGGGAATCACTGGAAAAATGTGGGCTTACCAACATTACAATGTAATTCCCGATATCATTGCTTTTGGCAAAAAAGCACAGGTCTGTGGGATACTGGCCAGCAAAGAAAAATTTGATCAAGTGGAACATCATGTTTTCAAAGAATCCAGTCGTATCAATTCAACATTTGGTGGCGATTTTATGGATATGCTGCGCTTCAAATTAATTCTTGAAGTCATAGAACAGGAAAATCTCGTTCAAAATGCGGCCGAAAAAGGACACTACCTGCAAGAGGAGCTCCAGAAGTTAATGGCAAAAAAAACACAGCTGTCTAATTTAAGGGGTAAGGGACTATTTGTTGCATTGGATTTTGACGCTGAAAGCGAGCGCAATGCATTTATCAAGAATGCCTATGCAAATAAGCTTATCATGTTAGGTTGTGGTGAGAAGAGTATCCGTTTTAGACCGCACCTTAATGTGAGTTATGAGGATATCGATAAAACAATAGCAATTATAGAAAAGAGTATTTTGTAAAAAATAAGCAATGCTAAAAAGCTTCAATGTAGCCCATAGCATTGCCTATTTTTTTTATAATCTATCTATCTCTACATACATTGGGACGGTCAATATCGACCAGTTCTGAAATTCCGTACTCATCAAACAGGTCTAAGAGAGCATCTGTACCTTCTTCAAGTTTGTAATCCATCTCTTCTTTATATACAGGGATCATTGCATAAAAATTGATCAGATTACCATCTTTGGTCTTTAACTCCAAAAATTCCTCATCAAAACTTAGCATAGGCGGAAGCAGCAACATACAACCGAAACCTGTATTTGCAATATCCTCGGCTTCCATCCCATTAGGAATGGTATGCCCATATCCCAACCAGGTTTTGTACTCATGTGGAAACCGCGCTAATCTTTTCAAAAAGTAGACCGGCCAATAATTATTGTCATCCTGAAATTCCTCTTCTCCGATCTTCCAATCAGCGGGCAGCACAACCATTAGCTCTGCGCGCTCATAAGACTCTTTGTTTTCCACTTCATCTGGAACATGCATAGCCAGGTCACTCATGCCCGAAGTAACCAATATATGATATGGATAGTTTGCACTTGGTTTAATCCAATGCACATCGATATGAACCAATTCGGAGATAATCTCATGGAATACCATATCGGGTTCGGCAATATATTTGGTCAAATGCTCCTCGATTTCATCCAGATAAACACATTGTACCTCCGGAAATAAGTTTTTAGGATCCTTATCATCAGATTGATCTTCATAACGGTAGACCGTAGAACCTCCGGCAGTAATTTCTGTATCTTTTTTTTCGGACGGAGATTCTTCCTCTTCGCCGCTCATAATTTTTTTGACTTTATCCCAAAATGACATATTATCTTATAAATGGTGAAAATTTAAGCTATTCTTTTCTTATCAATTTATTCGATCACAGCAACGACAGGTTGCCTGAATCTTGTTTTAACCGGTTTTCCCTTGACCTGACCAGGCATCCATTGTGGCGACCGGCGCATAGCAGACAACACAGCCTTTGCAAACTCGGGGCTTACCTTATCGGGATTCTCGATTTCAATATTACAGATCGCTCCATCTTCACAAACAATAAATTTCAGCATTGCCGTCTGCCGAGATCCATATTTTGCATAGGCCACACTGTCCATTGCCCTGATTGTTCCCGACAAATCCAGGTTATTTTGCAAAAATCTGGACCAGGCCACCACCCCGCCCTTAAAATAGGGAAAATCATCAACGTGCTGTGCAATACTGTCTGCAGGAATATCCCGTTTAGCAATCACTTGTGCACTTGCGGAAGTACACAATACCATAAAAAGTAGAATTGAAAAAAAAGTCTTAAATCCCGTTAAATACATAACCTATCCTATCCATAATCGTACCATTTAACGGTTGTATAAAATCATTTATTGCGTTAAGCAATAAATGATTAATTCAGTGGCATATCAACTTGAGCAACAAAATCTCCGTTTTCATCAACAAGAAAACTGATCGGATGCTCTGGATTTTTAATAATCTCGAATAAAGTCAATCCCCAGGGTTTCCAAAAATTTTCCAAAACTTGGCCATAAGTCTTATTTTGCCAATGATCAAAGATAGGTTTCATCGACATATCCGCTAATGGCATAGGTTCAACATAGACTTTTTGCGGGGTGTTTAGATAGGTATAATCTGGCAAACGGTTAAATAAGTAGGCTGAATAAAAATAGCGTGCACACAATTCTTCAAACTGGATCGGGTGTAATGTTTTGCCCGCAATGACTTTGAGAATATCCTCGTGATAAATATTGTTTGTCGCATTATCTTGAAGACAGGCAACTACAGCAAAGTCCTTCATACGGATCGAGAAGATCAACGTATTAATTTCATCACGATACATAAATGTATCAGGTGCATTCTCAACAGGTACAACAACCAATGAAAATGGGAATGTATTTTCAAACTCCATCGGTACAACCAGCGACTGCAACATCGCATGCAGATTTGTAAAACGCTGTGCAAGTGCCTGAGAGAAGTTCATATCTTCACCAGAAGCTTTTTGCTGCCGAATTCCCGCAAGAATTTCATTAAAAACCACCCCATAGATGATTTTTGTCATCCATTGAAACAACAGTAGAGGTTCTAACTGTTTAACCGCTTTATATCCCTGCTCAAATGACTGCTCTACCTCCTTTTCCATTTGCTCAATCGCCGCTGCCGCCGCCATGGAACACGGTAGTTTCAACGATTTGTAAGTAACCAGATTCTCATCCAGCATTTTAAAAGGTTTATCTTCCAATTGAAAAGATTTCATCATCCATACAGGAAACACCTGAATGGATTCTTCTTTCGACTGAAGCTTATTCCCTGTTAAAAAACAAATAGCTGAATCAAACTGAAATTGTTTGAATGGATTATACAAAGTTGTCGCCATAATGCGGACAAAGTTAAAACAAATCGAAAAGTCCACAAGAAAAGCAAATTCTTATTACGATAGGGTGACTTGCATCCTTAAACTTATTTTATTTTCAGAAATTATTGAAAATTCAAAAACTTTAAATACCTTTGATATAGGCAATCACAAAAAGCATGGGAAAGCCAATCGGTTCAATAGTCCGATAAAAACAAATGAGGTATTGGCAAAATAAAAGCACGATGGAATTACAAGAAGCAAAACAACAGTTCATAGACACCTGGGGCGCATTAGGTTCTGAATGGGGGATCAACAAATCTGTTGCTCAGGTTCATGCCCTACTCCTTTCCGCAAGCAATCCCATGTCTACAGATGAGATTATGGAAAAGTTGGTGATCTCCCGCGGGAATGCCAATATGAGTATCCGGCAATTGATCGATTATGGTATTGTCTACAAAAAACATATTGCTGGTGATCGAAAGGAATATTTCGTCGCAGAGAAAGAGGTCTTAAAATGGGCGATGAAAATTGCAGTGATGCGTAAGCAGAAAGAGCTTGACCCCGTTATGGATATTCTTAAGGATATAAGCCGAAATACCGAGAAAGATCAGACGGCAGAGGGTAAGGAATTCCATAAAACGGTAAAGGACATCCAAAATCTGACGGATCAACTCGAAACTATTGCCAACAAGATTTTCAATACTAGCGGTGGAGATTTATTAATTAAATTGATCAAATTAATGATGTAGCATCATGAACTTCAATATTCTAGCCTACGCAATCTACGGTCTGCTCACCTGTTATGTTATTCTTTGGGTCGGTCGGTTATTTCATAAAAATGGTCGGATTTTTATCCTATCACTTTTCCGCCAGGAGGTCAACTTGGCTGACACAACAAACAACTTATTGCTGCTGGGATATTATCTGTTCAACATTGGTTATGCAATCTTACAATTTAGTTATTGGCGGCAAATTGAATCATTTGATGAAATGATCAGCAGCATTGCCTTTAAAACAGGACGATTACTTTTTGTCCTTGTTGGGTTACATTACTTCAATATGCTCAGTATTTACTTTTTCGCAAAAAGAAAGAATTCATTAACCATTAAACATTAATATCATGGGAAATTTAACAGTTATCGGGTACTTTATTTACTTACCCATTGCAATAGGTTTAACCTATTATGTTGCCTACGTGCTCTTTAAAAACAGCCTTGTTTACATGAATGATATCTTTGCAGGTAGGCCGGAGGTAGCCCATGCGACCAACAACCTCTTTCGCATCGGATTCTATCTGATGAATTTGGGATTTGCGCTATATATCCTTGAAATCAGCCTGTACAAGCCGAGCGTTCAAGAACTCATTGAACGTCTGAGTTATAAAATCGGTGGATTTAGCATATATCTTGGCGTAATGCTCTTTCTTAATATGTTTCTCTTCTTTAGGGGCAAACGAATTGCTAAACAAAGAAGAGCAATGGATACTACTTACGATAGTTAATCTGAAAGCTTCTCAAATAGAAATACCATGGATAAAATAGTCATTGCTGGAGGGACAGGTTTTGTTGGACAATATCTTTCCAAGAGATTTCAAACTTTAGGTTTTCAAGTTGTCGTGATTGGGCGTCGACGGGGCACTATTCAATGGACTGATCATTCCAGCATTTCTGAGGCGCTGGAAAATGCGGCCATCCTAATCAATCTAGCTGGAAAAACTGTCAACTGTCGATATACTGAAAAAAATAAAGCCGAAATATTTTCTTCGAGAACAGATACGACATCGATTCTCGGTGAACTAGTAGCAGGCTGTACCAATCCACCACAATTGTGGCTCAACTCTAGTACGGCGACCATTTATCGGCACGCCGAAGATCGTCCAATGACCGAAAGTTCGGGGGAGATCGGAACAGGTTTTTCCGTTGATGTTGCAACACTATGGGAAAAGACTTTTTTCGACTTCAAATTGGAAAAGACAAGACAGGTGGCACTTCGGATGGCGATTGTTTTGGGCTCGAATGGTGGTGTTATCCTGCCTTTTAAAAATCTTGTCCGTGCTGGACTAGGGGGTATACAGGGTAATGGCCGGCAATATTTTAGCTGGATCCATATCGAAGATCTTTTTCAGATCATCCAGTTCTTACGATGCCATGACGACATTAGTGGCGTCATCAATTGTGCGGCTCCCCACCCGATAATGAATAAGACTTTTATGGCGACTTTTCGACAAGTAATGAACCGTAACATTGGTCTACCATCTCCCAAATGGCTACTGGAAATAGGCGCTGCTTTAATTGGTACGGAGACAGAGCTGCTTTTAAAAAGCCGTTGGGTATTACCTGAAAAGTTGGAGAATAGTGGATTTACATTTAGGTTTCCAACGATATCAAGTGCTTTACAGGATATTCTACAGCGGGGGTAAAAATTGAAAAGATAAACGTGGGGTAAACCAATTTATCCCACGTTAACCTTAAAATTTTCAAATACAAGCGGCGCAGTAACAATAGCACCCTCGTTATTTTTCACCCCTTTAAACTCGGAGGTTTTTCCTTTCTCCAACAGGTTCTTCATCTCTTTTTCGTCGAGAAAGATACCATTCAATGTCCGCCAGATCTTAAAATCACATCCACGGGCATAATGGTCGCATTGGGCTACTTTATCGTAGAGCAAAATTAATCCCTGCTCACATTTCGGACATTTTATCTTTCCTTTTTGTTGAGGTTTAACTTCCTCTTGCGCGAGAGAAATCCGCAGCGTCAACAGTTCTTTTGTAATTTTGGCCGTATAGTCCTTAATATGTTTCATAAAAACATCATAGGACACTTTATTGGCTCGCATTTCCTCCAGCTTCTGCTCCCATTTACCGGTCAAGGTTACCTTGGCAATGGAACGATCTTTTACAAGATTGTATACCGCAAGTCCTTTTTCCGTTGGGATCAGTTTTTTCTTGTCGCGCTTAATATAATCCCGCTGGAAAAGTGTTTCGATAGTTGCGGCTCGTGTAGCAGGTGTACCAAGTCCACAGTCCTTCATAGCCTGCCGCATTTCATCGTCTTCAATTTCCTTTCCCGAAGTTTCCATGGCCTTCAATAAGGAGGCTTCGGTATGTATGGGTCTTGCTTTGGTAAAACGTTCGGCAAGTTCGAGGGTCAGAATCTGCAATAATTCCTCGGCTAACAGCTTCGGTAACTGCGCATTCTCATTATCCTGATCGTCATTGTTTTTATCTTCATCGGGCGCTTCGATCTGCTCCGCGGAAAGACGCCAGCCGTATTGCTTGATTACAGTACCTTTGGCGATAAGTTCAACCCCCTGCGCATCAATTGTCACGGTGGTAATATCTTTTATACATACTTCCGAGAAACTTTCCACCATGCGCTTGGCGATCATATTGTAAACATTCTGTTGCTCTTTGAGCATGGGACCCGGCTTTTCATCCGTCACCAATAGGGCGTGGTGATCGGTTACCTTTTTGTCATCGACAGAACGTTTGTTCAATTTTGCACCGATCAGATTTTTTGCGATCGATGCGATGGATTCATCTGCGGTATCCGACAAATGTTGAAAAAGTGCGCCAATTTCTTCAAAAACATCCTCACCGATGTAACGGGAACCCGTACGCGGATAAGTGATGACCTTCTTTTCGTAAAGTGTTTGCGCAATACTCAGTGTCTGATCGGCCGAATAACCATACTTCTTATTTGCATCCTGTTGCAGCGATGTCAAATCAAATAGCAAGGGCGGTTGCTCTTTTGTTTCTTTGGCTTCCACCTTTGCCACGCGGGCATTGGAACCAACGGTCAATCGCGCAATGGTTTGCTCGGCGACATCCTTTTTATCGATCTTATTGGAGGTTGCCTTAAAACTGATATTATCTTTTTCAAAACCGGCCTGAATTTTATAGAATGCCTGGGGTTTAAAGTCTTTATTTTCCAGATAGCGCGAACAGATCATGGCCAAGGTTGGCGTCTGAACGCGGCCCAAAGAAAGTAATCCTTTATTCCCGGCCGCCAAGGTGATGGCCTGCGTCGCATTGATACCGATTAGCCAGTCCGATTCCGAACG
The genomic region above belongs to Sphingobacterium zeae and contains:
- a CDS encoding type IA DNA topoisomerase is translated as MKVVIAEKPSVARDLARVMGAKEVKDGYIAGNGYAFTYAFGHLVQLCTPQAYGYNSWTISNLPIIPPTFKLESKKVKRDGKQMDDTGAVKQLNTIKSLLEQAEEIIVATDAGREGELIFRNIYYFLGSKVPFKRLWISSQTDKAIKEGFANLKAGTEYDSLYMSARSRSESDWLIGINATQAITLAAGNKGLLSLGRVQTPTLAMICSRYLENKDFKPQAFYKIQAGFEKDNISFKATSNKIDKKDVAEQTIARLTVGSNARVAKVEAKETKEQPPLLFDLTSLQQDANKKYGYSADQTLSIAQTLYEKKVITYPRTGSRYIGEDVFEEIGALFQHLSDTADESIASIAKNLIGAKLNKRSVDDKKVTDHHALLVTDEKPGPMLKEQQNVYNMIAKRMVESFSEVCIKDITTVTIDAQGVELIAKGTVIKQYGWRLSAEQIEAPDEDKNNDDQDNENAQLPKLLAEELLQILTLELAERFTKARPIHTEASLLKAMETSGKEIEDDEMRQAMKDCGLGTPATRAATIETLFQRDYIKRDKKKLIPTEKGLAVYNLVKDRSIAKVTLTGKWEQKLEEMRANKVSYDVFMKHIKDYTAKITKELLTLRISLAQEEVKPQQKGKIKCPKCEQGLILLYDKVAQCDHYARGCDFKIWRTLNGIFLDEKEMKNLLEKGKTSEFKGVKNNEGAIVTAPLVFENFKVNVG